The Sorangiineae bacterium MSr11954 DNA segment CGCGGCGGAGGGCTCGGCCGCGGCGCGGGATAGGGGATGGCGTCCCTCGTCTCCAACGCAAACCGCGGCGGCGCGGGCACGGCTAGAGGACGCGCGGCCAAGGTCTCCGCCATCGCGTCGGGGGTGGCCAGAAGAACGCGCATCGCCTCCCAAAGGCTCTTGGCGTCGGGAAAGCGCGCGCCGGGATCGCGTGCCACGCAGCGCTCGAACCAGAGATCGAAGGCGGGCGGCAATCGCTCCGCGAGCCCCTCTTCGCGGGCGCGCGCGCTGGCGCTCGAAATGGGCTCGAACACGATTTCGCGCAGAAGTTGGATGGTGGTGCCGCTCTTGGCCGCACGCCAGAAATAGCTCCCGGTGAAGAGATGATACGCGATGAGCCCCAGGGCCCATGTATCGGCCGCCGCGGTCACCGGGCCGGTCGCCGTCTGCTCCGGCGCCATCCACAGCGGCGAGCCAATGGTGCCATGGGTGGCGCGCGTTTGCGCCTCTTGCACCAGCTTGGAGATGCCGAAGTCGAGCACCTTGAGCACGAACGGCGCATCCCCTGCCCTGCGCGACTTGGCGAGAAAGATATTCTCCGGTTTGAGATCGCGGTGCACCACGCCCGCGAGGTGCGCGGCGGCCATCGCATGGCAAAGCTGCTCGAAGACGGCGCGCACGGTGCCCGCCCCCATGGGGCCGCGCTCGTGCATTCGCCGCCGTAGATCTTCTCCCTCGAGCAGCTCCATGACGAGATAGGGAGCCCCCAGCGCCGCATCGGTCCCCGCCGCGATGACCTCCACCACGTGCTCGCTGTCGATGCGCGCCCCCACGCGCGCCTCCTGCTCGAACCTCCGGGCCAGCGCCGGATCGGCGGCGATCTCGCTGTGCATGACCTTGAGCGCCCGCAGCTTCTCGGTGCTCCGCTGCGAAACGACGTAAACGGCCCCCATGCCGCCCCGGTCGAGGGGGTGCATCACCGTAAAGTCGCCCCCCAAGACG contains these protein-coding regions:
- a CDS encoding protein kinase is translated as MMRTHLLTAGTVLGGDFTVMHPLDRGGMGAVYVVSQRSTEKLRALKVMHSEIAADPALARRFEQEARVGARIDSEHVVEVIAAGTDAALGAPYLVMELLEGEDLRRRMHERGPMGAGTVRAVFEQLCHAMAAAHLAGVVHRDLKPENIFLAKSRRAGDAPFVLKVLDFGISKLVQEAQTRATHGTIGSPLWMAPEQTATGPVTAAADTWALGLIAYHLFTGSYFWRAAKSGTTIQLLREIVFEPISSASARAREEGLAERLPPAFDLWFERCVARDPGARFPDAKSLWEAMRVLLATPDAMAETLAARPLAVPAPPRFALETRDAIPYPAPRPSPPPRDVSKETPISTAQVTPLPTPPPRPRSPVVLASGVAIALAATVGGWLITHRPNPSAPSAQVVSPVANAISASTPPIAESPSSEPSAAHQASPAPEPSAAPEVPRTVTPHTSVPKPVASAEKPATPVAKPPAMAPTGSPMKDGFADPIGLGLNGTSAVMTKVQDRQVRLFSRVVANESNVADAVVRKAIDHYPWGYLRCYDRTVGGAKDLPEGVVTVSFDILDQLPRHGKLEGSTIANDPFNACVVSTLLGQTINAAGPDGKGRVVYAFRFKVMD